In one Sphingomonas sp. AP4-R1 genomic region, the following are encoded:
- a CDS encoding nucleoside deaminase yields MRLALDLSAAAASAGEVPVGAVVTRAGEVVATSANAMRTDHDPTAHAEIVAIRRAGLALGTSRLDECDLWVTLEPCAMCAGAIALARFARLYYAAEDPKGGAVAHGPRLFAQPTCHHRPEVYAGIGAGEAAEQLRAFFATRRD; encoded by the coding sequence ATGCGCCTCGCGCTCGATCTGTCCGCTGCCGCCGCCTCGGCGGGCGAGGTGCCGGTCGGCGCGGTGGTGACGCGTGCGGGGGAGGTGGTCGCTACCTCGGCCAATGCGATGCGGACCGATCATGATCCCACCGCCCATGCCGAGATCGTCGCGATCCGCCGCGCGGGGCTCGCGCTCGGCACGTCCCGGCTAGACGAGTGCGATCTGTGGGTGACGCTGGAGCCCTGCGCGATGTGCGCGGGCGCGATCGCGCTCGCCCGCTTCGCGCGGCTTTATTATGCGGCGGAGGATCCCAAGGGTGGGGCGGTCGCGCACGGCCCACGCCTGTTCGCGCAGCCGACCTGCCATCATCGGCCCGAAGTCTATGCGGGCATCGGCGCGGGCGAGGCGGCCGAACAACTTCGCGCCTTCTTCGCCACGCGGAGAGACTGA
- a CDS encoding response regulator, with protein MNILFVEDDAMNRRVVRDMLTVAGANMDEAPDAETGLRMIDERDYDIVLMDLRMPGMDGLTAIRHLRARPDAKASVPVIVVTADTAVDICQNCVDQGADEVILKPVAMSKLFDAIGRLIARGNQSIVLA; from the coding sequence ATGAACATTCTTTTCGTTGAAGACGACGCCATGAACCGCCGCGTGGTGCGCGACATGCTCACCGTCGCGGGCGCCAACATGGACGAGGCGCCCGACGCCGAGACCGGCCTGCGGATGATCGACGAGCGCGATTACGACATCGTGCTGATGGACCTGCGCATGCCGGGCATGGACGGGCTGACCGCGATCCGCCATCTGCGCGCCCGCCCGGATGCGAAGGCGAGCGTGCCGGTGATCGTCGTCACCGCCGACACCGCCGTCGACATCTGCCAGAATTGCGTGGACCAGGGCGCCGACGAGGTGATCCTGAAGCCTGTCGCGATGAGCAAATTGTTCGACGCGATCGGCCGCCTGATCGCGCGCGGCAACCAGTCGATCGTGCTGGCCTGA
- a CDS encoding ATP-binding protein produces the protein MKILPNLAFERFVAMLLCAFVAAAPVAAAPGITPAQIDKEVVRGRALVMSAPQQALAQADKIDALSSQLSDPRERILGNAAASGLRGAALISLYRPAEAGRVVDTALRGAISKITPDPPVAGDLLTVRASVAASNGDVERSLKDSLRAFEIFQRTGQHRSEAIALSSIGSVYLIARDYPNALRYYQQAAETYQADPFLLVSAHGNRGVALMELGRYPASEREFNMGIAIARKERSPILEARLLGDLAKSQIAAGNISAADQSVSRGLEILNSQPEGDWTPTLLGAAAQLAEKRGQVERGIGLVERIFAGKDLKATSVELRPFLDTGYRLYKARGDDARALEYLEAYKVVDDHARSIAASANAALMAARFDFATQQSRIAQLRANEVRQQATIEQGRARTRAIILGGLLALFGIVSSLLLAGFMSIRRSRDRERAANEELSHTNVELEKALAARTEFLATTSHEIRTPLNGILGMTQVLLADRGIDPPVREKIQLVHGAGQTMKALVDDILDVAKMTSGEIKIAKAPMDLATLLRDAVRVWEGQAATKGITIALADNAPKEIVEDEVRLRQIVFNLMSNAVKFTDRGEVRLVAESIDADGAESGEQRLRISISDTGIGIPADRLDDVFESFRQIDGGTTRRHGGTGLGLAICRNLARAMGGDVTATSILGAGATFTLDLPLQPVAKRPAITAHEGEPKRLGATRLLLIEANPLSQSVMRAVLTPHVASLTAVAGVDEALPAIEAGEADLILVDAATIATDMAAAGRLVSAGNPHGTRVALLWPSPERTIEEAAAAHGVDLLIAKPINAADLLARLAAAMIGDASPAGIAA, from the coding sequence ATGAAGATCCTCCCGAATCTCGCCTTCGAGCGGTTTGTCGCGATGTTGCTCTGCGCATTTGTCGCAGCGGCACCCGTTGCGGCCGCTCCAGGAATCACGCCTGCCCAGATCGACAAGGAAGTCGTTCGCGGACGGGCGCTTGTGATGTCCGCGCCCCAACAGGCGTTGGCGCAGGCCGACAAGATCGACGCGCTGTCGTCGCAGCTGTCAGACCCCAGGGAGCGCATCCTTGGCAACGCCGCAGCGTCCGGGCTGCGTGGCGCGGCTCTGATCAGCCTCTATCGCCCGGCAGAAGCCGGCCGCGTGGTCGATACCGCGCTGCGTGGCGCCATTTCCAAAATCACGCCCGATCCGCCCGTTGCCGGCGATCTGCTGACGGTCCGAGCATCCGTCGCGGCGAGCAATGGCGACGTCGAGCGATCCCTGAAGGATTCGCTCCGGGCCTTCGAGATCTTCCAGCGGACGGGGCAGCATCGCAGCGAGGCGATCGCGCTTTCCAGCATCGGCTCGGTCTATCTGATCGCCCGCGATTATCCGAACGCGCTCCGTTATTATCAGCAGGCGGCGGAAACCTATCAGGCCGATCCGTTCCTGCTCGTTTCCGCGCATGGCAATCGCGGCGTCGCGCTGATGGAACTGGGCCGATATCCGGCGTCGGAGCGCGAATTCAACATGGGCATCGCCATCGCCCGCAAGGAACGCAGCCCCATATTGGAGGCGCGCCTTCTGGGCGATCTTGCGAAGTCCCAGATCGCGGCGGGCAATATCTCGGCGGCCGATCAATCCGTGAGTCGCGGCCTCGAAATCCTGAACTCGCAGCCGGAAGGCGACTGGACGCCCACCCTGCTCGGCGCCGCCGCCCAGCTGGCGGAGAAGCGCGGGCAGGTGGAACGGGGCATCGGGCTGGTCGAGCGCATCTTCGCCGGCAAGGATCTGAAGGCCACCAGCGTCGAGCTGCGGCCGTTCCTCGACACCGGCTACCGCCTCTACAAGGCCAGAGGCGACGACGCGCGCGCGCTGGAATATCTGGAGGCCTATAAGGTCGTCGACGATCATGCGCGCTCGATCGCGGCGTCCGCCAATGCCGCGCTGATGGCGGCGCGATTCGATTTCGCCACGCAGCAATCGCGCATCGCCCAGCTGCGCGCCAACGAAGTGCGCCAGCAGGCGACGATCGAGCAGGGCCGCGCGCGCACCCGCGCGATCATCCTCGGCGGCCTGCTCGCTCTGTTCGGCATCGTTTCCTCGCTGCTGCTGGCGGGCTTCATGTCGATCCGGCGCAGCCGCGACCGCGAGCGCGCCGCGAACGAGGAACTGAGCCATACGAATGTGGAGCTGGAAAAGGCGCTGGCCGCGCGCACCGAATTCCTCGCGACGACCAGCCACGAAATCCGCACGCCCCTGAACGGCATTCTCGGCATGACGCAGGTGCTGCTGGCCGATCGCGGCATCGATCCGCCGGTGCGCGAGAAGATCCAGCTCGTCCACGGTGCCGGCCAGACGATGAAGGCGCTGGTCGACGACATTCTCGACGTGGCCAAGATGACGAGCGGCGAGATCAAGATCGCCAAGGCGCCGATGGACCTCGCCACCCTGCTGCGCGACGCCGTCCGCGTGTGGGAAGGGCAGGCCGCGACCAAGGGGATCACGATCGCGCTGGCGGACAATGCGCCGAAGGAGATCGTGGAGGATGAGGTTCGGCTGCGCCAGATCGTCTTCAATCTGATGTCGAACGCCGTGAAATTCACCGATCGGGGCGAAGTGCGCCTGGTGGCCGAATCCATCGACGCGGACGGCGCCGAATCGGGCGAACAGCGGCTGCGGATCAGCATCAGCGATACCGGCATCGGCATTCCCGCCGATCGGCTGGACGACGTGTTCGAATCCTTCCGGCAGATCGACGGGGGCACCACCCGGCGCCACGGCGGCACGGGCCTGGGCCTGGCCATCTGCCGCAATCTGGCGCGCGCGATGGGCGGCGACGTGACCGCGACCAGCATTCTGGGCGCGGGCGCGACCTTCACGCTCGATCTCCCGCTCCAGCCCGTCGCCAAGCGGCCGGCCATCACCGCTCATGAAGGCGAGCCCAAGCGCCTGGGCGCGACCCGGCTGTTGCTGATCGAGGCCAACCCGCTCAGCCAGAGCGTGATGCGCGCGGTGCTGACCCCGCATGTCGCCTCGCTCACCGCCGTCGCGGGCGTGGACGAGGCGCTGCCCGCGATCGAGGCGGGCGAGGCCGATCTGATTCTGGTCGATGCCGCAACGATCGCCACCGATATGGCGGCGGCCGGGCGACTCGTTTCGGCGGGAAATCCCCATGGGACGCGCGTTGCGCTCTTGTGGCCCTCGCCCGAAAGGACGATTGAGGAGGCCGCCGCCGCCCACGGAGTCGACCTGTTGATTGCCAAACCCATCAATGCCGCTGATCTTCTGGCGCGTCTTGCCGCCGCGATGATCGGTGACGCATCGCCCGCCGGCATCGCGGCGTGA
- a CDS encoding EAL domain-containing protein: MISLNLPAATALLAVILAAMMAACALGMRLARRIPAGAAPPTAPAIESADSPPRPPQLADDLDAAIVRGQLFLVHQPKMRGRDGKIEAIETLVRWRHPEQGLVSPSDFIGVAEQRGEIRRITEWVLRQTINEQRSLSACGHSLAFNVNVSAYLLADRDFAQWVLETIRSASAPIGIEITETAMIADPAGALRNLHLFADAGIRIAIDDYGAGLSSLAYLKQLPAHELKIDRMFISGLSTSHRDPLLVRSTIDLAHALEMEVTAEGVDSAATMALLRVMGCDLMQGYLIAKPMPLGELRAFLDTRDAAGEPAIPVAFPWAKPLAAAGQETIAEEGAAKKQA; this comes from the coding sequence GTGATTTCGCTTAACCTGCCCGCCGCCACGGCACTGCTGGCTGTCATTCTTGCGGCGATGATGGCGGCTTGCGCGCTCGGCATGCGACTGGCGCGACGGATCCCCGCCGGGGCAGCGCCCCCCACCGCCCCGGCGATCGAGAGCGCGGACAGCCCGCCCCGTCCTCCGCAACTGGCCGACGATCTGGATGCGGCGATCGTGCGCGGCCAGCTCTTTCTGGTCCACCAGCCGAAGATGCGCGGGCGCGACGGCAAGATCGAGGCGATCGAGACGCTGGTGCGCTGGCGCCATCCCGAGCAGGGGCTGGTGTCGCCCAGCGATTTCATCGGCGTGGCCGAGCAGCGCGGCGAGATCCGCCGCATCACCGAATGGGTGCTGCGCCAGACGATCAACGAACAGCGCAGCCTGTCCGCCTGCGGCCACAGCCTCGCCTTCAACGTCAACGTTTCGGCCTATCTTCTGGCCGATCGCGATTTCGCGCAGTGGGTGCTGGAGACGATCCGCAGCGCCAGCGCGCCGATCGGCATCGAGATCACCGAGACGGCGATGATCGCCGATCCGGCGGGCGCGCTCCGCAATCTCCACCTGTTCGCCGACGCCGGCATCCGCATCGCGATCGACGATTATGGCGCCGGCCTTTCGAGCCTCGCTTATCTGAAGCAGCTTCCGGCGCACGAACTGAAGATCGACCGGATGTTCATTTCCGGCCTGTCCACCAGCCACCGCGATCCGCTGCTCGTCCGCTCGACGATCGATCTGGCGCACGCGCTGGAGATGGAAGTGACGGCCGAGGGCGTCGATTCGGCGGCCACGATGGCGCTACTGCGCGTCATGGGCTGCGATCTCATGCAAGGTTACCTCATCGCCAAGCCGATGCCGCTGGGCGAGCTAAGGGCATTTCTCGACACACGTGACGCAGCGGGAGAGCCCGCAATCCCCGTCGCCTTCCCATGGGCCAAGCCCCTGGCGGCGGCGGGACAGGAGACGATCGCCGAGGAGGGAGCGGCTAAAAAACAGGCTTAA
- a CDS encoding PspC domain-containing protein codes for MATLPNQSADSRADRPHRDNLLGVCATLGEISRIDPLVFRIAFVFAILGLSFEMTIGVYLIAALAFFVARR; via the coding sequence ATGGCAACCTTGCCGAACCAGAGTGCGGACAGCCGGGCCGATCGCCCCCATCGCGACAATCTGCTCGGCGTCTGCGCGACGCTGGGCGAGATCAGCCGGATCGATCCGCTCGTCTTCCGCATCGCCTTCGTGTTCGCGATCCTGGGCCTGTCGTTCGAGATGACGATCGGCGTCTATCTGATCGCCGCCCTGGCCTTCTTCGTGGCGCGTCGCTGA
- a CDS encoding glutamate-5-semialdehyde dehydrogenase, producing the protein MTDALPIDAAALVQDMAACARAASVVLARSPSAKKAEALVHAARILRARAPAILAANADDVARARAAGLSSAMLDRLLLDETRLAGVAGALEDVAALPDPVGAVIDRVDRPNGLRLSRVRVPLGVVGIIYESRPNVTADAGALALMAGNAVILRGGSEARASNRAIHECLVAGLEAAGLPADAIQLVPVTDRAAVGAMLTAQGLIDVIIPRGGKGLVARVQEEARVPVLAHLDGINHLYIDRAADPAKALALAVNAKLRRTGVCGATETLLIDRAYPDPAPILAALADAGCELRGTDEIRAIEPRAIPATDADWDTEYLEAILAVTFVTGVTGATAHIAAHGSHHTDAIVTEDEATAESFLAEVDSAIVMWNASTQFADGGEFGLGAEIGISTGRLHARGPVALEGLTTYKWLVRGEGQIRP; encoded by the coding sequence ATGACTGACGCGCTTCCCATCGATGCAGCCGCCCTCGTCCAGGACATGGCGGCGTGCGCCCGCGCCGCCTCCGTGGTGCTGGCGCGCAGCCCATCGGCGAAGAAAGCGGAGGCGCTGGTCCACGCGGCCCGCATCCTGCGCGCGCGGGCGCCCGCCATCCTCGCCGCCAATGCGGACGATGTGGCGCGCGCCCGCGCCGCCGGCCTGTCCTCGGCGATGCTCGATCGGCTGCTGCTCGATGAGACGCGCCTTGCCGGCGTTGCCGGGGCGCTGGAGGATGTGGCGGCGCTGCCCGATCCGGTCGGCGCGGTGATCGATCGGGTCGATCGGCCGAACGGCCTTCGTCTCAGCCGCGTGCGCGTGCCCTTGGGGGTGGTCGGCATCATCTATGAAAGCCGCCCGAACGTCACCGCCGATGCCGGCGCGCTCGCTTTGATGGCGGGCAATGCCGTGATCCTGCGCGGCGGATCGGAAGCGCGCGCCAGCAATCGCGCGATCCACGAATGTCTGGTCGCGGGGCTGGAGGCGGCGGGGCTGCCTGCGGATGCGATCCAGCTCGTCCCCGTCACCGATCGCGCGGCGGTCGGCGCGATGCTGACGGCGCAGGGGCTGATCGACGTGATCATTCCGCGTGGCGGCAAGGGCCTCGTCGCGCGCGTGCAGGAGGAGGCGCGCGTGCCGGTGCTCGCGCATCTCGACGGGATCAACCATCTCTATATCGATCGCGCGGCCGATCCGGCCAAGGCGCTCGCGCTCGCGGTCAACGCCAAGCTGCGCCGCACCGGCGTCTGCGGCGCGACCGAGACGCTTCTGATCGATCGCGCTTATCCCGATCCCGCGCCGATCCTCGCCGCGCTCGCCGATGCCGGCTGCGAACTGCGCGGCACGGACGAGATCCGCGCGATCGAGCCGCGCGCCATTCCCGCCACCGACGCGGATTGGGACACCGAATATCTGGAGGCCATTCTCGCCGTCACCTTCGTCACCGGCGTCACCGGCGCCACCGCGCACATCGCCGCGCACGGATCGCACCATACCGACGCGATCGTCACCGAGGACGAAGCGACTGCCGAGTCCTTTCTGGCCGAGGTCGATTCGGCGATCGTGATGTGGAACGCGTCCACCCAGTTCGCCGACGGCGGCGAATTCGGGCTGGGCGCGGAGATCGGCATCTCCACCGGCCGGCTGCATGCGCGCGGCCCGGTCGCGCTGGAAGGGCTGACGACCTACAAATGGCTCGTGCGCGGGGAAGGACAGATCCGGCCTTGA
- a CDS encoding nicotinate-nucleotide adenylyltransferase — MARARGRTDPALSGSRRPTGLFGGSFNPAHGGHRAISLAALEALGLDEVWWMVSPGNPLKDGASDMAPMAARFASAERMARGARIIPTAIEARLGTRYTVDTLVRLVRLYPRRRFIWIMGADNLAQFHRWKDWRRIARTMPIAVIARPGYDHVALTAPAMGWLRRFVRPAGQEFYWTKWSTPALVLLRFRPDPRSATQARAMRPAWFASSPHPTPRDRLTRRVLP, encoded by the coding sequence ATGGCTCGTGCGCGGGGAAGGACAGATCCGGCCTTGAGCGGGTCCCGTCGGCCGACTGGCCTCTTCGGCGGATCGTTCAATCCTGCGCATGGCGGGCATCGCGCGATCAGCCTCGCGGCGCTGGAGGCGCTGGGGCTGGACGAAGTGTGGTGGATGGTCTCGCCCGGCAATCCGCTGAAGGATGGCGCCAGCGACATGGCGCCGATGGCGGCGCGCTTCGCCTCGGCCGAGCGGATGGCGCGCGGCGCGCGAATCATCCCCACCGCGATCGAGGCGCGGCTCGGCACGCGCTACACGGTCGATACGCTCGTCCGGCTCGTCCGCCTCTATCCGCGCCGGCGCTTCATCTGGATCATGGGCGCGGACAATCTGGCGCAGTTTCACCGCTGGAAAGACTGGCGCCGGATCGCGCGCACCATGCCGATTGCGGTGATCGCCCGTCCGGGTTATGATCACGTCGCCCTCACCGCACCTGCGATGGGGTGGCTGCGGCGCTTCGTCCGGCCCGCAGGCCAGGAGTTTTACTGGACGAAGTGGAGTACGCCGGCGCTTGTGCTGCTGCGATTCCGTCCTGACCCACGATCCGCGACGCAGGCGCGCGCCATGAGGCCCGCCTGGTTCGCATCTTCCCCACACCCGACGCCGCGCGACAGGTTGACGCGCCGCGTGCTTCCCTAG
- the rsfS gene encoding ribosome silencing factor, with product MVLASLDDDQAVETVSIPLSGKSSIADYMVVASGRSSRQVGSMAAKLVDKIKASTGRSPRVEGMPTADWVLIDAGDVIVHLFRPEVRSFYNLERMWAFGDAPGRAEPGLGTA from the coding sequence ATGGTCCTCGCCTCCTTGGACGACGACCAGGCTGTCGAGACGGTCTCGATCCCGCTGTCGGGCAAGTCGAGCATCGCCGATTATATGGTGGTCGCGTCCGGCCGTTCGAGCCGCCAGGTCGGGTCCATGGCCGCCAAGCTCGTCGACAAGATCAAGGCGTCGACCGGCCGCAGCCCCCGCGTGGAGGGTATGCCGACGGCAGACTGGGTGCTGATCGATGCGGGCGACGTGATCGTCCACCTGTTCCGCCCCGAAGTCCGCAGCTTCTACAATCTGGAGCGGATGTGGGCGTTCGGCGATGCGCCCGGCCGCGCCGAGCCGGGCCTGGGCACCGCCTGA
- a CDS encoding 23S rRNA (pseudouridine(1915)-N(3))-methyltransferase RlmH — protein sequence MLLHIVARGRIGRGPEAELVARYLDRVSWPTKITELPDRGGRVPPLATSSVTIMLDEKGPPLGSLAFATRLGRWRDDGVREARFLIGAADGFDDAERAGADLLISFGAMTWPHMMARAMLAEQLWRATSILAGHPYHREG from the coding sequence GTGCTGCTTCATATCGTCGCCCGCGGGCGCATCGGCCGTGGGCCCGAGGCGGAGCTGGTCGCGCGCTATCTCGATCGCGTGTCCTGGCCCACGAAAATCACCGAACTGCCCGATCGCGGCGGCCGCGTGCCGCCGCTGGCCACGTCTTCCGTCACCATCATGCTGGATGAGAAGGGGCCGCCGCTCGGCTCGCTCGCTTTCGCCACGCGTCTCGGCCGCTGGCGGGACGATGGCGTGCGCGAGGCGCGCTTCCTGATCGGCGCCGCCGACGGCTTCGACGATGCCGAGCGCGCGGGGGCGGACCTGCTCATCAGCTTCGGCGCGATGACCTGGCCGCACATGATGGCGCGCGCGATGCTGGCCGAGCAGCTCTGGCGCGCGACGAGCATCCTCGCCGGCCATCCCTATCATCGCGAGGGATGA
- a CDS encoding murein hydrolase activator EnvC: MRALLPVWLLATAAIAAPAVESDTARALQRAREAEAISAERAASLSSQADRSAAAVAHADEQAADLARELAEAEAGMREARTRAQEAIAAEKAQAVRVADTRAPLVGMTAALARIARRPPAVALASGASVSDAAHLTILIRHMRARIAAQNAALAEELIRRKALREDSIRAVAALEASRRLLDQRRLLLARSRLDLVERNAILADAAEQERERLRGLAEERASLGEALGESQRSQEVSARLAALPGPMLPPGAPSAPASRGAGAYALPRFGRVVAGTDERDHDGVRSRGLALATSPGLSVVAPAAGHVLYAGPFRNYGDIVILDHGHGWTSLIAGLSRASTDLGTDLLQGAAIGRSGRRLLIELRHDGRPVDIVAMADRLQR, from the coding sequence ATGAGGGCGCTCCTGCCCGTCTGGCTGCTGGCGACGGCGGCGATCGCCGCGCCCGCCGTGGAGAGCGATACCGCGCGCGCCCTGCAGCGGGCGCGGGAGGCGGAAGCCATTTCGGCCGAGCGCGCCGCCTCGCTTTCGTCGCAGGCCGATCGCAGCGCCGCCGCCGTCGCGCACGCGGACGAGCAGGCGGCCGATCTCGCGCGCGAACTGGCGGAGGCGGAGGCCGGCATGCGCGAAGCCCGCACCCGCGCGCAGGAGGCGATTGCTGCCGAGAAAGCGCAGGCGGTCCGCGTCGCGGACACGCGTGCGCCGCTGGTGGGGATGACGGCGGCGCTCGCCCGGATCGCGCGCCGTCCGCCGGCCGTGGCGCTGGCGAGCGGGGCGAGCGTCTCCGATGCCGCGCATCTGACGATCCTGATCCGCCACATGCGCGCGCGCATCGCCGCGCAGAATGCGGCGCTGGCCGAGGAACTCATCCGGCGGAAGGCGTTGCGCGAGGACAGCATCCGGGCCGTCGCGGCCCTGGAGGCATCGCGCCGCCTGCTCGATCAGCGGCGCCTGCTGCTGGCCCGCTCCCGCCTCGATCTGGTCGAGCGCAACGCGATCCTCGCCGATGCGGCCGAGCAGGAGCGGGAGCGGCTGCGCGGGCTGGCCGAGGAACGTGCGTCCCTGGGCGAAGCTCTCGGCGAATCGCAGCGCAGTCAGGAGGTGTCGGCCCGGCTGGCCGCGTTGCCCGGCCCGATGCTTCCGCCCGGTGCGCCGTCCGCTCCAGCGAGCCGTGGGGCGGGCGCCTATGCGCTGCCCCGCTTCGGCCGCGTCGTCGCGGGGACGGACGAGCGCGATCATGACGGCGTCCGCTCGCGCGGCCTCGCGCTCGCCACCTCGCCGGGCCTGTCGGTCGTGGCGCCGGCGGCGGGGCACGTTCTCTATGCCGGGCCATTCCGCAATTATGGCGATATCGTCATCCTCGATCACGGCCATGGCTGGACCAGCCTGATCGCAGGCCTGTCGCGCGCGTCCACGGATCTGGGCACGGATCTGCTGCAGGGCGCCGCGATCGGCCGGTCCGGGCGGCGGCTGCTGATCGAACTGCGCCACGATGGCCGGCCGGTCGATATCGTCGCGATGGCGGATCGGTTGCAGCGGTAA
- a CDS encoding S41 family peptidase, translating to MRRSLLLKSAGLVAAMALIPAFTAGTAANEVETYKELDQFMSIFERVKAEYVDKVDDKTLIKGAIDGMLASLDPHSSYLDARDFKNMKTTTEGNYGGVGLTVQGEDGVIKVVTPTEDTPAYRAGIKSGDYITHVDGKLIYGEQLDEAVDKMKGPAGTDVRLTIVRPGRDKPFDVTLKREIIEIKAVKWEVKGDVGIININSFSKVTGPGVRAAFVSIDKALGHRPLGYVVDLRADPGGLLDQAIEVSDSFLDHGEIVSQRGREKTDIQRYYARPGDDAHGLPVVVLVDAGTASAAEIVAGALQDHKRALILGERSFGKGSVQTVMPLTDDTALRLTIARYYTPSGRSVQEGGIDPDIVVPQITDPDRRGRPRMRESDLRHHLINEVKADDKLLEADDKTDPRFEQTAEQLKKANITDFQLDYAVKTIARLATPTVQTALADAVPAPGAAKTRKR from the coding sequence ATGCGTAGATCCCTGTTGCTGAAGAGCGCCGGCCTTGTCGCGGCGATGGCGCTGATCCCGGCTTTCACGGCCGGCACGGCTGCGAACGAAGTCGAGACTTACAAGGAGCTCGACCAGTTCATGTCGATCTTCGAGCGGGTGAAGGCCGAATATGTCGACAAGGTCGATGACAAGACGCTGATCAAGGGCGCGATCGACGGCATGCTCGCCAGCCTCGATCCCCACAGCTCCTACCTCGACGCGCGCGACTTCAAGAATATGAAGACGACGACCGAGGGCAATTATGGCGGCGTCGGCCTGACGGTGCAGGGCGAGGATGGCGTGATCAAGGTGGTCACCCCCACCGAGGATACGCCCGCCTATCGCGCCGGCATCAAGAGCGGCGACTATATCACGCATGTCGACGGCAAGCTGATCTATGGCGAGCAGCTGGACGAAGCGGTCGACAAGATGAAGGGCCCGGCGGGCACGGATGTCCGCCTCACCATCGTCCGCCCCGGCCGCGACAAGCCGTTCGACGTCACGCTGAAGCGCGAGATCATCGAAATCAAGGCGGTGAAGTGGGAGGTGAAGGGTGATGTCGGCATCATCAACATCAACAGCTTCTCCAAGGTGACCGGCCCCGGCGTGCGCGCCGCCTTCGTCTCGATCGACAAGGCGCTCGGCCATCGCCCGCTCGGCTATGTCGTCGATCTGCGCGCCGATCCGGGCGGCCTGCTGGATCAGGCGATCGAGGTGTCGGACAGCTTCCTCGATCATGGCGAGATCGTCTCGCAGCGCGGCCGCGAAAAGACGGATATCCAGCGTTATTATGCGCGGCCGGGCGACGATGCGCACGGCCTGCCCGTGGTGGTGCTGGTGGATGCGGGCACGGCGTCGGCGGCCGAGATCGTCGCCGGTGCGCTGCAGGATCACAAGCGCGCGCTGATCCTGGGCGAGCGCAGCTTCGGCAAGGGTTCGGTGCAGACGGTGATGCCGCTCACCGACGATACCGCGCTGCGCCTCACGATCGCGCGATATTACACGCCGTCGGGTCGGTCGGTGCAGGAAGGCGGGATCGATCCCGACATCGTCGTGCCGCAGATCACCGATCCGGATCGGCGCGGTCGCCCGCGGATGCGCGAATCGGATCTGCGCCATCACCTGATCAACGAGGTGAAGGCCGACGACAAATTGCTGGAGGCGGACGACAAGACCGATCCCCGCTTCGAGCAGACGGCCGAGCAGCTGAAGAAGGCGAACATCACCGATTTCCAGCTGGATTATGCGGTGAAGACGATCGCCCGTCTGGCGACGCCGACCGTGCAGACGGCGCTGGCGGACGCGGTGCCGGCGCCCGGCGCGGCGAAGACGCGCAAGCGCTGA
- a CDS encoding disulfide bond formation protein B, with amino-acid sequence MVGVGNSGGRAGMLAPARALALLVPAALLAGAWGFQLIGGYPPCEMCHWQRWAHYTALPLAILAILLRGTPGISRALTLLAGLAILASGAIGVFHAGVEYHWWSGFTRCTSVSLGSGDPLKALLAAPLIRCDTAAWTLGGISMAGFNALFSLAGGIAIWALCLTRPAR; translated from the coding sequence ATGGTGGGCGTGGGGAATTCCGGCGGCCGCGCGGGCATGCTGGCGCCGGCCCGCGCGCTGGCCTTGCTCGTGCCTGCGGCCCTGCTGGCGGGTGCCTGGGGCTTCCAGCTGATCGGCGGCTATCCGCCGTGCGAGATGTGCCACTGGCAGCGCTGGGCGCATTATACCGCGCTGCCGCTCGCCATCCTCGCGATCCTGCTGCGCGGCACGCCCGGCATTTCGCGCGCGCTCACCCTGCTGGCGGGGCTCGCCATCCTCGCCTCGGGCGCGATCGGCGTGTTTCACGCGGGCGTCGAATATCATTGGTGGTCGGGCTTCACCCGCTGCACCAGCGTCAGCCTCGGCAGCGGCGATCCGCTGAAGGCGTTGCTCGCCGCCCCCCTGATCCGCTGCGACACCGCAGCCTGGACTTTGGGCGGAATCAGCATGGCGGGCTTCAATGCCCTCTTCTCGCTGGCCGGCGGGATCGCCATATGGGCGCTATGTCTGACGCGCCCGGCCCGCTAA